The following proteins are encoded in a genomic region of Primulina huaijiensis isolate GDHJ02 chromosome 3, ASM1229523v2, whole genome shotgun sequence:
- the LOC140973572 gene encoding uncharacterized protein, with protein sequence MEGYSYNSSYPESGDSSPRSREIDFENPTPWEDSQANPLSKVKFMCSYGGKIQPRPHDNQLSYVGGETKILAVDRNVKFASLQSKLVALSDCDSVSFKYQLPGEDLDALISVTNDDDLEHMMHEYDRLYRVSPKPARLRLFVFSSYGSSLSSSVTSFGSDDVKSEKERFVEALNSAPIVTASPPAAADAAAATQVSAQADNVDFLFGLEKANGMAPPNPASVQKPMAGRVQEVEDPVIPGQDERLIGSDPIQKHIQDLQRLRIEEQQGIYGRKMDENFAVGYAGGDYYMVPEKIPPLPVPGGVPYWPEKPAPDGFFPSNAVNNEQPVYMISAPSAAYHSQMMRPVTAPQNQGFYAVQRIPSEIYREQQQMYNVNAPMPVPTTLPPQKVSGYAAEGGFGMVRPGSTAGVPVMVDGAGYAQVAYDRVGRQIVYTTQGGIMGAPASAVQASQYPAMNTDVRTPPLDESGPGRRA encoded by the coding sequence ATGGAGGGATACTCCTACAACTCCTCCTACCCCGAGTCCGGCGACTCCTCGCCGCGCTCCAGAGAAATCGATTTCGAGAATCCGACGCCGTGGGAGGATTCTCAGGCTAATCCGCTTTCTAAAGTCAAGTTTATGTGCAGTTACGGCGGAAAGATCCAGCCCCGCCCCCACGATAACCAGTTGTCCTACGTCGGAGGTGAGACCAAAATCCTGGCTGTTGATCGGAATGTAAAATTTGCTTCCCTCCAGTCCAAGCTTGTTGCTCTCAGTGATTGTGACAGTGTTTCGTTCAAGTATCAGTTACCCGGCGAAGATCTAGACGCGTTGATTTCGGTGACTAATGATGATGATTTGGAGCACATGATGCATGAGTACGACAGGTTGTATAGGGTTTCACCGAAGCCGGCGAGGCTCAGGTTGTTCGTTTTCTCGAGCTACGGTTCGAGTTTGAGTTCTTCGGTTACGAGTTTTGGCTCTGATGATGTTAAGTCGGAGAAGGAAAGGTTTGTCGAGGCGTTGAATTCTGCACCGATTGTGACGGCTTCACCGCCAGCGGCGGCGGATGCCGCCGCAGCGACCCAGGTGTCGGCGCAGGCTGATAACGTTGATTTTTTGTTTGGGTTGGAGAAAGCAAATGGTATGGCTCCACCGAATCCCGCTTCCGTACAGAAGCCGATGGCTGGGAGAGTACAGGAGGTTGAGGACCCGGTTATTCCGGGTCAGGATGAGAGGTTGATCGGATCTGATCCGATCCAGAAGCACATTCAGGATCTACAGAGGTTGAGAATTGAGGAGCAACAGGGGATCTACGGCAGAAAAATGGACGAAAATTTCGCCGTAGGATACGCCGGCGGTGATTACTACATGGTGCCGGAGAAAATCCCTCCGCTACCCGTTCCGGGAGGTGTTCCTTACTGGCCGGAGAAACCAGCTCCCGACGGGTTTTTTCCATCAAACGCCGTCAACAATGAACAGCCAGTTTACATGATTTCAGCCCCCTCGGCGGCGTACCACTCTCAGATGATGAGACCCGTCACAGCCCCACAAAACCAAGGCTTCTACGCCGTTCAAAGAATACCCTCTGAAATTTACCGCGAACAGCAGCAGATGTACAATGTGAATGCACCGATGCCCGTACCCACAACTCTGCCGCCGCAGAAGGTATCAGGATATGCTGCCGAGGGTGGTTTCGGGATGGTTAGACCGGGGAGCACCGCCGGAGTTCCAGTAATGGTAGATGGAGCCGGGTACGCACAGGTGGCGTACGATAGAGTTGGGAGACAGATCGTCTATACTACTCAGGGAGGCATAATGGGCGCACCTGCTTCTGCAGTTCAAGCTTCTCAATATCCAGCCATGAATACAGACGTAAGAACCCCCCCGCTTGATGAATCCGGACCCGGCCGCCGTGCCTAA